The genomic DNA CTCCAGAGAGGATCAAGACTGACGCAATGGCATCCGACAGGCTGTCGAGCTCGGCATAGGTGAATGATCCGTCCCATGCATTGACTGCGGGTGAGTTTGGAGCTCGCTGGCAATGCTCACGAAAGACGGTATGTACGCAAGTGTCCCAAAATGCGGATTCACCCTGTCCATTCTTGCCGTCTGTCGTTGCTTTCATGCTGTCCACCGTCGGACCGTCCTTGAGCGTATTGTATGGAAGATTACCTCTCTGTTCGGAGGGTGCGCCTACCGCAAGAGCCATCGCCATAGTACAGACGGGAAAAAAATATCGTACGGAGTGCTTCAAGAAAGGGCTTATTATCAATTGGCAGGGGCTTTTTCAGAGGATCTTGTTAGAATATTGGACAAGTCTTCTTTCGGAGAAAGCAATCTATACATAGATATACGCTACACCCTGTGAAGCCGTAGACGTGGATCTCCGAAAACGAAAAGCTACGCTGAGTGACAGAAAAATGCGGGTACTGGCCCACTACACTCCCTGGACGTTAGATTCTACATGTCTGAGTATAGTTTAGCTTGCGTGATAATGAAAGTTACTGAAGTTCCCGTCGTTGTTTGTCAGGTAGAACATGTGTGGCAGAATCCCTATCCCATAGTATTCGGCAAGGTGTGTGAATTGAGGCAAGCCAAAACATTGTAGCATTCCATGCATGCTTTAGGGATCTGCCTTGATGAGCAAAGACTCTGCACTGTACCTTTGTCGATCACAAAAGGCGGGCAAAAGATCAGCAAGACGTCCAGCAAGCCATTTCTACGCCACCTGACGGACAGCCCCAGATAGAATTACATACGCCAATACTGGGCATATTACTGCAGCACGAAGAATAGGGAGCTTCTTTCCTGTTCGATCACGGAGTGCTCTCAGCCCATCGACCGTCAGCTCCGAGCTTGAGCGTCACGTAACTATGAAGACGATAGTCGACTGGCCTACAACAACGCCAGTGCATGGCGTACAATCAATAATTCAATATTACCGCGGCAAATCTCCAAGGGATCTGCATTGCAGCGAGAATGGAAGGACATAGGTACGTGGCGTCTGCGGCTATCTTCCTTGTGCGAGAACGTAGTCAGCTGGGTTTTCCCTGCTGAAAGTAGACCTGTCGTATGGAGTACAGCATCAAATGTCATGAACAGCCATGCGAAGAAAAATTACTCAATTGAGACTTGTCAATCGTAAACCCCACCCACTGGGCGAGAGTGGAGAACCAATCTAAACGCCACCACCCAGGATGATGGCATGATTTCCGTGAATAGACAATGCATGAAACATGATCCTCGATGCAAGGTTCGCAGCTGCACACCGGTGATGTCCGAAGATCTTGCCCTGTCAATCACATGAACCAAATGCCTGACTTTGACCCACCGGCAGGGACACCGTGTCAATCGCCCTGCTGCCCTGGCACCGGTCCAGTAGCGGCACCTGCAGACTGCAGAGGAACGAGGAATCGGATTGGACACGTGTAGCAAACGAATTAAACGACTGGTGAGTGTTCCAGGCTTTGGTCATTGTCCGCCCAGTTGGTGAACGAATCAGACTGTGGTGATCTCATTCAGGATGAAAGGAATTGAGAATACGAACTGTTGAAGACAATGCAGATCCTAGGTTACGAGATTGCCGGTCTAGACGTTGTTCAGAACTCCTGACGACCGAGTCATGGGCCTACAGCGTGGACAACAGGATTTTGCCATTTGTAGAATTCATCAGGCTTGAGGACCTGGGGACCGGACACTGAAGAAAGTCCTATTTTACGCGGCCAACGAGGTACCTGCGGAATTGGAGAATTACAGAGCTAATGGCGTCTGGTCAAAACGACCGGCATCTGATGTATACCCATGGCAAAGTGCTCATCCGCAGCGTCCATCCACCGGATCccatcctcgccctctgGAAACCGTACGTCGAAGCTCATGATCAGACGAGCCACCGTTGTGCGGATATTCATCAAGGCGAGTGGCTTTCCAATACATGAATAAGGACCTAGCAATTTGAAAGAGAGAGTGAGTGACGATTATAATGACCTCGCAAGATCTGAGCGGATGTACGAACCGATGGAGAACGGGGCAAAGGCCGACGGGTCTTTTACCAAGTCCATGTGCTTGTACCACCGTTCTGGGTTGAAGATCTCAGGATCAATGTACGCCGCTTCGGCTAAGGTGGGAGAAGTGCGGAGTCAGACGTCAAATGTCACAAGTTCAGCGAGTGTAGAAAGGTTCTCGTACATCGACCCATACTCCATTGCGGACTGAACACCGTCATATTGCCCGGAATGAAGACATCCTTCACATGGATCCCCTCTGGTGGGGTCTTTCGCGGAATGACACCGGGGATGGGAGGGTGCAACCGTAGGGTCTCGTTGATAAAGCCATTGAGATGTGGTAGTTTGGCGAGGGTGTCGTGCTGGTACTCGCCGTCACTATCTGCTTCGATAGGATCCAGCTCCGCTCGTAGTTTGTCGACCTCATCAAGATGGCGGGCTAATTCGTACACGATACTCGTCAGGCTCGTTGCTGTGGTATCACTATTGACGTGGCGATCCATTGGTGGTCAGTCCACTTGGATCCCAATGTGTCTGGCCTGGGCAGCAACTCACCTTCCTGCTGTGATGATGAGCATGGCATCTCCCATCAGCATGTTGCGTTCGTCCTCGGTAGGCTCCCGGCCATTTAGCGGCGCCAGCAAGGACGCGAAGATATCCGGAACATCCACTTGCTCCTACAGAACCAATGTTCAGCGGAAGAAACGGCAGGCAGATGGGTCAGGAAGAGGGCGACCCACACCCACGCGACGCAGCATGGTGTCTGTCGCAAACCCGATGAACTTATGCCAGTCGCTCGACAACGAGGGCATGGTAGCGAGTAGTCGGAAGAACCAGCTGGGAAACAAATACCGATACCCGATCATCCCATGCATGAGCATGTCTACCGCCCAATGATTCCGGCTTGCGTCCAGCATGTCAAAGCTGCGCGCAAAGGCCAGGTCGCCCATGGTATCATAGCTGTAAAAATTGAACCACTGGCTGATATTGATTGCCGATTCCGCAACAGCCCTCGCTTCCAAGCGCTGGAAGAGCTTCTGACGATAGACCCGCATGCGCTGCTCGTAACCACGCAGAGCCCGATCCCCGAACCCCGCGCTCCAGACCCGGCGGCGCTGGTCGTGGGCTATTCGGTCCCGGTAGGAATGTAGCGACATCATCGGATGGCCGTTGTCGTAGAAGGTGTTCTTTGAACAGCGGGAGTTGGGTCCGTAGATCATCCGGACGGCTTCGGGGTGGATGATAGACACTTCAGAGGGTCCAACCCTCACGACGGGGCCGTATTCCTCGTGCAGTTCATGAAGGATCCGGAATGATGGCCCACGCCTCAGACGGAAGGATAACCAGAATGAAGATATCTTGGCTGCCCAGGGGCCACGTATCTGGCGGAGGGGGTGGAACAATGTTCGGTAGAGGAGGAGCGACGCGAACAGTCCAACGAGATATGTTGCCATAAGCAGAGAGACGTCTTTGACGAGGTCCATTGAACAAAGAGTATACTGGGGTGGCTTTTTGGCATATAGTAGGGCTGCCACGCCCATGGTCAGGCAGAGATGAAATCGTACATACCGCCAGGGATACAGATGGTGTTCCCCATATCGGAAATACGAGAGATGGGTGCAAATGCCAATTAGGCCAGCCGTCGCCAGATACCCGCACTTCATGACCGATGGCATCATGAGGGGAGTATCAGAGTGACTCGGTTTCATACTGCTGGAAGGGGCTCACTTGAGAACCGCTCATCGTTAAAAAGACGGAACACGCCGAACATCTGAATCACGATCATACGCATAGACCCTAAAGTCAGAGCCAAGAGACAAGGATCGTCGATCAAATGGCTCGCAATGAATTGGTTGCACACAACACCATGCCAAGGACCCAATTCTTGGCCGACGCAGTGTAACCCTGCGCTAATGCAGGTTCCTGCTCGAGGCCAGACTAGCAAACAAAAGCGGATGTGTCTCATCCCATGCCGGTTGTGACGACTGT from Aspergillus fumigatus Af293 chromosome 8, whole genome shotgun sequence includes the following:
- the ftmC gene encoding cytochrome P450 monooxygenase ftmC, whose protein sequence is MKPSHSDTPLMMPSVMKCGYLATAGLIGICTHLSYFRYGEHHLYPWRYVRFHLCLTMGVAALLYAKKPPQYTLCSMDLVKDVSLLMATYLVGLFASLLLYRTLFHPLRQIRGPWAAKISSFWLSFRLRRGPSFRILHELHEEYGPVVRVGPSEVSIIHPEAVRMIYGPNSRCSKNTFYDNGHPMMSLHSYRDRIAHDQRRRVWSAGFGDRALRGYEQRMRVYRQKLFQRLEARAVAESAINISQWFNFYSYDTMGDLAFARSFDMLDASRNHWAVDMLMHGMIGYRYLFPSWFFRLLATMPSLSSDWHKFIGFATDTMLRRVGEQVDVPDIFASLLAPLNGREPTEDERNMLMGDAMLIITAGSDTTATSLTSIVYELARHLDEVDKLRAELDPIEADSDGEYQHDTLAKLPHLNGFINETLRLHPPIPGVIPRKTPPEGIHVKDVFIPGNMTVFSPQWSMGRSEAAYIDPEIFNPERWYKHMDLVKDPSAFAPFSIGPYSCIGKPLALMNIRTTVARLIMSFDVRFPEGEDGIRWMDAADEHFAMGIHQMPVVLTRRH